CCCCTGCCGGCAGCACTGGACCCGTCTCGCGGTGGCCTGTACATTTCAGGTGACAACCACAGCGATGACCTCTACATGTTTGTCAAGCGCCAGATTGCCGGACTAACGGGCGCAACCACCTATCAGGTCCACTTTGAGATCGACGTCGCAACCAATGCCCCTACCGGCTGCTTTGGCGTTGGCGGATCGCCCGGCGAATCGGTCTACATCCGGGCGGGCGCGACGACGGTGGAGCCAATGGCGGTGCTGGCGGGCGCTGATCTCGTGATGAACATCGACAAGGGCAACCAGGCAGCAGGCGGGGCGGATGTGCTTCTGCTGGGTAACCTAGCCAACGGCACCACCGATTGCACTGACCCCGTCTACGTCATTAAATCATTTGACAGCGCGGGCATGACCTTCAATTTCACCACCGGCAGCGCTGGAACGGCCTGGCTCATGGTAGGCACCGATTCGGGCTTTGAGGCCGTCACCAGCCT
This genomic window from Candidatus Neomarinimicrobiota bacterium contains:
- a CDS encoding PEP-CTERM sorting domain-containing protein, translating into MGGCRPRFWLILPRTLLLGLQVITLTGCDPATPEPLVFEFDFAADDQGWVAGFADLPADTTGWPSFALVWGYRPLPAALDPSRGGLYISGDNHSDDLYMFVKRQIAGLTGATTYQVHFEIDVATNAPTGCFGVGGSPGESVYIRAGATTVEPMAVLAGADLVMNIDKGNQAAGGADVLLLGNLANGTTDCTDPVYVIKSFDSAGMTFNFTTGSAGTAWLMVGTDSGFEAVTSLYYTLVRVTFTER